A portion of the Raphanus sativus cultivar WK10039 unplaced genomic scaffold, ASM80110v3 Scaffold1517, whole genome shotgun sequence genome contains these proteins:
- the LOC130504354 gene encoding uncharacterized protein LOC130504354 — protein sequence MAEPTMKQILDAIKLMGSQMLAMTQVFTPVVNSSMGQTTQAPMVAPGVGVTGGYVAPLAEVIELDPPVGTTKKVDYLKVLEHITRLGTKHFAGSADPMEADEWRDRLARNFRSTRCPEEYQRDIAVHFLEGDAHNWWLSLDKRTNGSIVKFSDFEVEFNHKYFPAEAWDRLEAKFLDLVQGKRSVREYEEEFNRLRRYVGKELEDEKVQVRRFIRGLRPELKTYCSVRTFNTVSELVERMAMLETNLAEENKHKLKSVVVSSGQSGDKKRKRDAAEGGKTSSGRPECPKCGKHHGGECWKAMGACTRCGKMDHSARDCPGPDRNRGQGSTSEARTCHQCGKKGHFRVDCPQLQIGQGKGRTESNRPDNKQGQTSAPR from the coding sequence atggctgaaccaaccatgaagcagatacttgatgcaatcaagttaatgggaagtcagatgctggctatgacccaagtgttcACACCAGTTGTGAATTCATCTATGGGTCAAACTACTCAAGCGCCAATGGTAGCTCCTGGTGTTGGTGTGACTGGTGGATATGTGGCGCCTCTTGCTGAGGTTATTGAGTTAGATCCACCAGTTGGAACAACCAAGAAGGTTGATTATCTGAAGGTGCTTGAGCATATCACccgtttgggaaccaaacactttgctggaagtgctgatcccatggaggcagatgagtggagggaccgactggctaggaacttcaggtctacaaggtgccctgaggagtaccaaagagacatagcagtgcacttcctggagggagatgcacacaactggtggctgtccttagacaagcgcaccaatggttccattgtgaagttctctgactttgaggttgagttcaaccacaagtactttccagcagaagcatgggaccgtttggaagctaagttcttggacttggtCCAGGGCAAACGGTCAGTAAGGGAGTACgaggaagagttcaaccggctcaggagatatgtgggtaaggaacttgaggatgaaaaggttcaggtccgcaggttcataaggggcttgagacctgagcttaagacttattgctcagtccgtaccttcaacacagtctctgagttggtggaaaggatggcaatgctggaaaCCAATCTAGCTGAGGAGAACAAGCACAAGCtcaagagtgtggtggtgtcttccggtcagagtggtgacaagaagagaaagagggatgcggctgaagggggtaaaacctcaagtggtaggccagagtgtcccaagtgtggcaaacatcatggaggagagtgctggaaggcaatgggagcatgtacccgttgtggcaagatggatcactcagctcggGATTGTCCTGGTCCGGATAGGAACCGTGGGCAAGGCTCGACCAGTGAGGCCAGAACTTGTCACCAATGTGGTAAGAAAGGCCATTTCCGTGTGGATTGTCCCCAGTTGCAGATTGGACAAGGCAAGGGCCGTACGGAGAGCAACCGGCCAGACAACAAACAAGGCCAAACTTCAGCACCTCGT